The Acidianus infernus genome window below encodes:
- a CDS encoding MFS transporter, with translation MQKYIHAVTSSTLAWAGNIYDLVLITYAYTFLNKIVGISYLDLTIIFSLGLIGRVIGASIFGKIADTRGRKIVALTGTAGYSIFQAFFALTVSFPLMAFFRTIEGIFMGAQWTSGTVLAIEQAPKQKLQFVNSIVQAGYALGYALTGVTYIFMSSDLTSISGYRIFMLTGSLPLILVPYIYFKVTEEFKPSVVAQKVRVKDYFPYFIRASLAMSGMFIAYLAIFSIYPDFAGFSGFPAYYVGLLMAIANAIQGTSYVIFGRLSYRFGVFKLIYVGIAGLLVASFLSMPIFTPLKTLPIMSAGVYLYAFAVGFWPLISGIAASSVPPEVRAFLTGTAYNIGAVAGGIVSAMIGGIIEAFGMASLPYFVDGIEFASLAVVFVSMFTWPIRIENRA, from the coding sequence ATGCAAAAGTATATTCATGCAGTAACTTCATCAACATTAGCTTGGGCAGGTAATATTTACGATTTAGTACTAATAACATACGCATACACCTTCCTAAACAAGATAGTAGGCATAAGTTACTTAGACTTAACTATAATATTCTCTCTAGGTCTGATAGGAAGAGTTATAGGAGCAAGCATATTCGGAAAGATTGCAGATACAAGAGGAAGAAAGATTGTGGCATTAACCGGAACTGCAGGTTACTCTATCTTCCAGGCGTTTTTCGCACTCACAGTCTCATTTCCATTAATGGCATTTTTCAGAACAATTGAAGGAATTTTCATGGGAGCTCAGTGGACTTCTGGGACAGTATTAGCAATAGAGCAGGCACCAAAGCAGAAGCTTCAATTCGTTAATAGTATAGTACAAGCAGGTTACGCTTTAGGTTACGCACTTACTGGAGTTACTTATATATTCATGAGCAGTGATTTAACATCAATATCTGGTTATAGGATTTTCATGCTAACAGGTTCCTTACCCCTAATTCTCGTTCCTTACATTTACTTTAAAGTAACAGAAGAGTTTAAGCCATCAGTAGTTGCTCAAAAAGTTAGGGTAAAGGATTATTTTCCTTATTTTATTAGGGCATCTTTAGCAATGAGCGGAATGTTTATTGCTTATCTAGCAATATTTAGCATTTATCCCGACTTTGCAGGATTTTCAGGGTTCCCAGCTTATTACGTTGGATTATTAATGGCTATTGCAAACGCAATACAAGGTACTTCCTATGTCATTTTCGGAAGACTTTCCTATAGATTTGGCGTATTTAAATTAATTTACGTAGGAATAGCAGGTCTTTTAGTAGCATCTTTCCTCTCAATGCCAATATTTACTCCACTAAAGACTTTGCCCATAATGAGTGCAGGAGTTTACCTTTATGCTTTCGCTGTAGGTTTTTGGCCTTTAATTTCTGGCATTGCTGCTAGTAGTGTTCCTCCCGAGGTTAGGGCATTTTTAACAGGCACTGCTTATAATATTGGTGCAGTTGCGGGAGGAATTGTTTCTGCAATGATCGGTGGAATTATTGAAGCCTTCGGTATGGCTTCATTACCTTACTTCGTAGACGGAATAGAATTTGCTTCTTTGGCAGTGGTTTTTGTGTCGATGTTCACTTGGCCAATAAGGATAGAGAATAGAGCTTAA
- a CDS encoding phospholipase D-like domain-containing protein, with translation MKPIFILLLIILSSIIPTFYSSTSWYVKVQTCQVKIIISPYNSTDIISCLCKGKYIYAEVYELTCCKIANAIINAVKKGGEAFIVLSSNVYGGIPSDEEQLVSELNSSGVHVKFLSGFKYVHSKVFVINNCTVILGSINPTYYGIYKDHGVDLAIYNSSIAQAFACIILDDYYGKPVNVDYPGIVVSPINSECELSNILSQPGHLYIAMEELYPSSGFYPEIEQHERTVVTSTYSEDNCAVSQLGAVEINDMTAKIIVVGNYVYVGSVNLDYTSIHCNRELGIIICNPAIAHSLESLICNWAQGKSVEGNYAYQLSNPLFLLFIIIISIIVVILLKKKI, from the coding sequence ATGAAGCCGATATTTATCTTACTCCTTATAATTCTTTCTTCCATTATTCCTACATTTTACTCCTCAACGTCGTGGTACGTTAAAGTACAGACTTGTCAAGTAAAGATTATAATTAGTCCCTATAACTCCACTGATATAATATCATGCCTATGCAAAGGAAAATACATATACGCAGAGGTTTATGAGCTCACCTGTTGTAAAATTGCTAATGCAATAATTAATGCAGTGAAGAAAGGAGGAGAAGCTTTTATAGTTCTTTCGTCCAATGTTTACGGCGGAATTCCTAGTGATGAGGAACAGTTAGTTTCAGAATTGAATTCCTCCGGGGTTCACGTAAAATTCCTTTCTGGTTTTAAATATGTGCACTCTAAGGTTTTCGTCATAAATAACTGCACTGTCATCTTGGGCTCAATAAATCCTACTTACTACGGAATTTACAAGGACCATGGAGTGGATTTGGCTATTTACAACTCATCAATTGCTCAAGCTTTTGCTTGCATAATACTTGACGACTATTACGGAAAGCCTGTAAATGTTGATTATCCCGGAATTGTAGTTTCACCAATAAATAGTGAATGTGAACTATCTAACATACTTTCTCAGCCAGGGCATTTATATATAGCAATGGAGGAGCTTTATCCTTCAAGCGGATTTTATCCAGAAATAGAACAGCATGAGAGAACAGTTGTTACTTCTACCTATAGTGAAGATAACTGTGCAGTAAGTCAGCTAGGTGCTGTAGAAATTAATGATATGACCGCAAAGATAATAGTAGTTGGGAACTACGTCTATGTAGGGAGTGTAAATTTAGATTATACCTCTATTCACTGTAATAGAGAACTGGGAATAATAATTTGCAATCCCGCAATTGCTCACTCGCTAGAGTCATTAATTTGTAACTGGGCACAAGGAAAGTCTGTCGAAGGAAATTATGCATATCAATTAAGTAATCCATTATTTCTATTATTTATAATTATAATCTCAATTATAGTAGTAATACTATTAAAGAAGAAGATATGA
- a CDS encoding MFS transporter, which produces MIKYSTKWMYLVIPFNMAIGPISTLVTLQILTLGGNAIDVAYVISLGNAVLIPASIMWGFLADRMDRKKQILLSFAGTALPLLLMPFFNSISFVAINYSLLVFMSTASTTPFNLLVMESAEKKHWGSLFSKFSFFSSIGMLLGLLASTFLVIFLKLYEVEEILGILTLGTLIAGFKLVPRPVITFERTAMVQHKESFMIRIRHLPLFFLHLPNIHSFKVFSISRLTKKPINYIPLLYLGLIIFYISSGIFNTVYPAGLYVKGLEKSEVLLVITVGMIFQILGFRISSSLLEAEEESKIAHLSLILRGSSYVVLGAFSIFFLGYPILISGLIFYPLAAGIAYSLFYSSSTAMIFKIVGERQQGRGLGVYSTVVGISLFLGSLVSGYITHYLGYGIDFIIAGLLLLADSYLFRYLEEG; this is translated from the coding sequence ATGATAAAGTATAGCACCAAGTGGATGTATCTAGTAATACCGTTTAACATGGCAATAGGACCAATTTCCACTTTAGTCACTTTACAAATTTTAACCCTTGGTGGTAATGCCATAGATGTAGCTTACGTAATTTCTCTAGGTAATGCAGTATTAATTCCTGCATCAATAATGTGGGGCTTCTTAGCTGATAGAATGGACAGGAAAAAGCAGATATTATTAAGCTTTGCAGGAACTGCACTACCCTTACTATTAATGCCTTTCTTTAATTCAATTTCTTTCGTTGCTATTAATTATTCCTTGTTAGTTTTCATGAGCACAGCATCAACTACACCTTTCAACCTTCTAGTTATGGAATCTGCAGAGAAAAAACATTGGGGGTCTCTGTTTTCCAAGTTCTCTTTCTTCTCCTCTATTGGTATGTTATTAGGTTTGCTTGCCTCAACTTTTCTAGTTATTTTTCTAAAACTTTACGAAGTAGAGGAAATTCTAGGCATATTAACTCTGGGAACTTTAATTGCTGGATTCAAGCTGGTTCCTAGGCCAGTAATAACCTTTGAGCGGACTGCAATGGTACAACATAAAGAGTCTTTCATGATTAGGATAAGACATTTGCCACTCTTCTTCCTTCATTTACCTAATATTCACAGCTTTAAAGTATTTTCTATCAGTAGGCTTACTAAAAAGCCAATAAATTATATTCCTCTCCTTTATCTGGGACTGATCATTTTTTATATAAGTAGCGGGATATTTAATACAGTTTACCCTGCAGGGCTTTACGTTAAAGGATTAGAGAAATCTGAAGTATTACTAGTTATAACTGTCGGGATGATATTCCAAATATTAGGCTTTAGAATTTCCTCAAGTTTACTTGAAGCAGAGGAAGAGAGTAAGATAGCTCACCTTTCATTAATTTTAAGGGGTTCTTCATACGTCGTACTTGGTGCGTTTTCCATTTTCTTTTTAGGTTATCCAATACTAATCTCTGGGCTAATTTTCTATCCTCTAGCTGCAGGAATAGCTTACTCCCTCTTTTACTCTTCCTCTACTGCAATGATTTTTAAAATCGTAGGAGAAAGGCAACAAGGTAGAGGGTTAGGAGTTTACAGTACGGTAGTAGGTATTTCGCTCTTTTTAGGCTCTTTAGTTTCAGGCTATATTACGCATTACCTAGGCTATGGAATAGATTTCATAATTGCTGGTTTACTCTTGCTTGCAGACTCTTACTTATTCCGCTACCTAGAAGAGGGATAA